AAAAAGTTAGGAAAGCCAGTTTGTGCTCCGCTTTCTGCCCCAGAAAGGTCCCCAAATCCAAAAACCGTGAGATGACACTCTCCAGGAGAGGGGACCTCCTCACAGGAGGCCAGAAGTAATCCGTCCTGACAATGGGACGCCTGGCACTTTGCTGCCTTCCTGCACAAAGATCCACCTCCGAGCGCTCGCCATCAGGCAGTGACACTGGAGAACCCTTGCCTTGCGAGTTCTGGGCGGTGGTCACTCCAGGCAACGTGGCCTGGCCCTCCGTGGTGCTGCAGTCCTCCTCAGACGCTTCCAGAGTGTCTCAGCAGAAGTGAATTGCAAACGAGGCTAGGACTCCAGGAGTACACAGTGTGTTTCATGGGTGTTTAAGCAGAGGCATTAAGTGCTGTCGGAATCTCTGGAATGTGCAGTGCAGATTTATGTGTCTTAACAATTCTTTACTGGTTCGTAATAAGCCAGCGGACTCACACTTTATTTTAATACTAATTTTGTCCTAGAAGAAGGGAATACTGATGCATGACAAGAACAACACAACTAAGCTGGCATCTACTTAATAAGTGTAGCAGTGAATTGCCTCCGATACTGAAATATTTATCGAaactgagaagggaaaaaaaagaaaaggggaaaaaaaaaccttaaaaaatgacCCTCACCAGGGTGTTGCCACATCTTTAACAGTGGGCAATGCAGTGCCTTGAGGTGTCTCAAACTGTCTTTCATTTTCTAGACTTAATGGCTGATTGCAGAAATCAATGTTGCCATTAGTAACAGGGTATTTGTTATGGCATGATTTCCTCTGTTGTTAGGCTGCAGAATGATTACAGTATTAGTGAGATGCTTTCTTTATAAAGGGCTAGAGATATAACTTTCAATTTACTATCCATTAGTAAGGGGCTTTGGAAATATGGATGAAGGCAACAAGCTTACCTGCTGTTAGGTAGTGATTTTAATTTAGCTGTCTTAGGagagtgggatttttttttcttttttttttcccccctcaaactGGGCCAGGAAGCTTCAGCATTTCACAGACATTTTGATGACAGATTTTCTGCTTTGCTATTTTAGACCCCAGAGCTGTATCGCCCGTGTAACACAGTACAATTTAAGACATGAAGTTGCGCATCTGTGTTGCAAACCTCTGTGCTTTTCCAAACCATCAGAGGAGAATGGTGTGGTTCTTCAGGTTATACACACATGACAGGTGAAGCAAGCTGTACTTTTGGAAGGGGACTGGAGACAGGTTAGGTCTAAGAAGAGATAGTGAAAGGCCCAAATGAGACAATTATGGGCATACAGTTGGGGGGATAGATCGTGAAGGTCTGAACTTACACAATCACATCAATGGATGGAGCCAAACGGCAGCTCCTGGGTTCCTGAGGTGATGGCAGATGGGGGTCAGGGAACAAAATGGGGCCAGGCAATCTTAGGGGCAAGAAAGGCTATGCCCGCTGGCAAACATACCAACTGGCCATCTCTCCACCACATGGGAGAAGGACTGACTTACTTTCCTGGTGCCAGGGCTCAAGGGAAGGTCACAGAGTTGAAATGACAGCCTTCTCTTAAGGCAGGGCCAACAGGCAAGGTCCACACAGCACCAGGACCACGCCACAGTGACCCCAGGGCTGACCCTGAAGGGCAGCAAGGCCCCCTCCCCACTGAGGCCAGCACAGAATCAGGCTCTGGGGTAGGGAGAGCCCTGGCTCCGGCCACTGTTCCCCATCTCCCCCAGCAACCTACCTGAGGAGGACGGCGAGGAAGGGTGCGGGCTGTCCTCCTGGGCGCTCCCGGTCTGCGAGAGCCCGCCTCCAACCCCGCTCTCCTCGGTGACGTTGGAGGAGCCGGGCGTGGTGGAGCGGCTCACCGACTGGGACTCCTGGTCGCTGCCCGAGCCGCGCCGCTCGTCGGGGCCCCCGTGCAGCCCGTCCTCGTCACCCTTGCGGTCCCTCTTGTGCACGCGGGAGTGCACGACCACCTGGTGGTAGGTGCGGAACACTCGGCCGCAGTCCGGGCACTCGGTGGGCTTCTCCTTCAGGCTCCCGGGACCCTGCAGGTTATACTCGAGAGCCTGGTTGAGCCCGTGTGACAAAAAATCCCGACTGCCTTCTAAAGGGTCGAGCTTATTTGGCAGGTCTCTCTGATTGCCCACTTTAGTGCTGTGAACCAAATCAGCAGGCATTTTCTGCTTGGAGCCATCTGCTCCCACTAACACGTACTCCCGCTTCTCCTTATCAAACAGAACTCCGGCGTTTGCCAAAGTGTCTTCGTGGTTGCGCTGTAGCTGGTGCTCTTTAGACAAGAAGCCGTGTTCCATGGCCATGCCCCTGGCCATGAGCTGCCAAGCCTGGTAGCTGTTCACGGGGTCCATCTCGGCAGCCTTGGCCGCCGCCTGCAACCGCTCAATGCAGCTGGATTTCAGCGGTGGCACCAGGTTGAGGCATCCCAGGAGGGAGTGCTTGTCGCCCTCGGGGACACCGTGGGCCATGCTGGAGATGGGGGTCAGCAGCTTCcccaccacctccttctccttcaggGGCAGCTCGCCTTTGCCGTAGAGCTGGCTGGGCTCGCTCAGGCTGGCTTTGTCTGCGGCCATGAAGCCGCTCTGCAGGCAGGAAAGATACCTGGAGTACAGGTTGGCATGGGCCTCTTGGGACATGCCGCCCATGGGCACAGGCACCTCGGGGTCGCTGGGGGACTTGTTCTTCACGGACAGCTTGTTGAGGTGGACCTTCATGTGGTTCTTCAGGAACCAGGGCTCTTTAAAGCGCCGGCCGCAGATCTGGCAGCAGTGCTCGAAGGAGTCCTTGTGCTTCCGCATGTGGCCCTTCAGGAACCACGCCTGGCTGAACACCTGCCCGCACACCTCGCAGCGGAACTCGTTGGCCGATTGCTCCCCGCCGCCGTTGGGGCCCTGGCCCTGGGCCGACTCGGCCGTGATGTGGGCCTTCTCCACGTGGCTTATAAGCTCCTCCTCCTGCGAGGCGGCGAAGTCGCACAGCGTGCACTTGTAGGGTTTGTGCAAGATGCGGATGTGGCGGTCTAGCTCCTCCCGCTTCTTGAACTTGCCCTTGCAGAAGGTGCAGCGGAAGCCAGCGGCGGGGGCCACCGCATCCTCTTGCACGCTAGCCGGCTTGGGCGAGGGCACCGGGTTGGCCACGTCGGGCAGGCTGTGgttggtgggcagggccaggttGCACGCGGCCAGAGGGGCCTGCTGGGCGTGCGCCAGGGGCTTCAGGTCAGGCCGGGGCTGAAGCAGGCTGCTCTTCATCTGCTTGTCCCGCAAGATGGCCCTCTCCTCCAGCTCGTGCAGCAGGCGGTTCTCCTCGCGCACCCGCCCGCGCCCCTTCCCCAGATTGCCCAGCTTGTGGGTCCGCAGGTGGATCTTGAGGTTCCCTTTCTGCGCCGCCCGGTGGTCGCAGTACGGGCACTTGAAGGGCTTCTCGCCGGTGTGAGTGCGCATGTGCAAGGAGAGGATGCTATTGAAGCGGAAGCGCTTTCCGCACAGCGGGCACGGGTACTTTCGGTTTTTACGGGCGTCGTCCTCGATGTCGCTCATCTGGGACATGATGCCCAGGTTCTGACCGTTGAGGAACTGCTGCAGATCCACCCGCCCGTTGAGGCTGGTGTCCACGTCCCGGCCCAGCTGGTTGGCCAGGAGCGCCATCTGACTGCCCATGGGCTGGCCACTCATGGGCACGTGGGCCTTCTCGTCAAGAGGCGCGGGGGTCTTCTCCTCGGGGTTGGGCCGCGGATGTAGCTCGGGGAAAGCATGGCTGAGCTGGGAGGTGATCTGGTGCAACTTCTGACTCATGGCATACTGGCCGTTGAGGACGGGGCCGCTCAGATGGGGCTCTGCTTCCGGCGCCGCCGAGGACACTCCAAGGCACAGACTGGCTTCTTCCATCcctgaaaataaagaaagagtTCAGATCTGTGCCAGGTACCGTGGCACAGTGAATCAACAGCATCAGCTGGTGGGGAATTTGCATTGCATGCCCTACCTACACATAATAATGCTAAGGAATTATagtcaaaaacaataataaaaaaatgaattattaaatgcCAATTATGCAATATGGCATTGCTCTTCCAATTTGTTTTGGCGATAGATCGTCTTCCTTGTATTTTCTATTTACAGACTGCAATTATTCATTCACGtttaaattattaatgttttACCACTTTCAACACCTAATAACAAATCAGGGGTCTACGTGTTAAACGTTTCCTCCTCTCCCCCCTTTAGCACCTGCACCTGTTGGTTCAGTTCAGAGTTTGTCAAGGAGCAGAATGGCTTTAACTGAAACACCAAACTGACTCACTTGTAACTTTTGTTTCTGGTTACTATATTCCATACGTTCGCCAGTCGGAGATGAAAGAGATTATTTTATGATTTGGCGAAAAAAATCCAACCCAATGGCACGATATTTACTGGTACATAATAAAACAAGATAAtgttttgggaaaaaataaagtaaaggaCAGGCTTTAGAACAATAAAAGGGATTTTGCTTTAGTCAACAAAAAGTGCAGTAATATCTCATTAAGCTGATTAGTATGCTGCTTAGAAACAGTACTAGGTGCTGTAACACATGATTATAATCATAAAAATCCTTCAGTGTTTGCAAGGAAGCATTAACGAGGTATATTAAATTTTAAGGAGACTGCGAGTAGCGGCTTTGCAAACCTTAGAGATTAAGATTTAACCCTTCTGTTACGAAACACTGTTATTTTGTTATTTGGTAACCGTGCCCATCAAAAGAAGTATAAATTATCTCGTGATGGAATCATAGTGGATTGTTGAGACTGCTCAAATTTGGGTAGGGGGTAAAGACTTACACTGCAGAGTGGGCTTACCCTGTCCTTCAACTGGCAAGATATCTGCAGCAGAGACTTTGATTGGGCTTAAAGAGATCTTTTATAGAACTGGATAAAAACCAATTAAAATCCAGGGACGATGCCATAGGAAGTCTCAACCAAGTTTGAGTGTTTTTAATAACTTTCCCAATATACAGTAATGAGTACAAATTGTACCTGCAGTATGTGTTTTGCAGAAAATTAGAACTCAAAGCTGTTTGTTAAACACTAACACTCAAAGCAGGTCTGCATAATTGTCTTTAATAGTCCTCTCTGCCCCTCTCCAGCCTATGCAGAATTGCTAAAGCCAGATCATTCTGGGATGGGGCAGAAGGAATAATCCCCTCTATATCAGAGCATGTGGGGAGCTCAACTTTGAAAGGCAATGAATCCATGCCTGGGGTCCTTCTATTTCCAGATCTGTCTTCCACTTGAAGGAGTCCAAATTTGTTTCCTGCCACTGGAACAGTTAGTGCACATCCATCCCCTTTGTATCCCAATGTTTAGATGTGTTGGCCAGCCAGGTGGTTCAGGAGTACGGCTTAACCCCAGCCAGGACTGATTCCTGGGCCAAGCAGTTCCCCAGGGGAACGTGTGGGGACAGAGCTCAACTGTGGAGGAAGCACATTCAGCCCTGGTGGGGTCGGCTGCCTACTGGGCTTCCAGCCAGGCAGACTGTGTGTGGATGGAGGTTCTCCAACAGGAGACCTGACTTCCTTGGCAAGAGGACAGAGGCTGTGAGTCTGTCTTGcaagagaggagaagaaaaagacatgATGTTTATTTCCAGGAGGGAGAGAAACTGCAACCATGGTGCAGGGTTAACTATCCATGAACAactacacacactcacacacacagacaagcaCATGGTCACTTGGAGTAAAAGAATGCTTTCAATTTGTCTCTGGTGGCAGTCtgtattcaaaaaataaaataaaaagaagaaaggaaggaaggaagaaagaaagaaagaaaaaagctcatTTTAGAGCCTGGTCAGAAAGGAGTAATTTCTCATGGAGATTCTTGCATTCATTCAGTAGACTTGCTGAGTTTccaccatgtgccaggccctgtcttTGGCACTGAAGATGCACTAGTGGATAAGACTGGCCAGCCCCAGCATTCACGGCACCTGCTGACCAGCAAGGAGGAGCAGGCCCAGTGTGAGAAGTTGCTGGAGCGGGACTGGGGCCGAGAAGGGCCCTGTCTAGAGCCATTTTACCACCTTTAAGCCCCATCCAGCTGCTCTGGCTCCTCTCCTGAGCAAACACGGATCATAACCCCAAAGCCACTTGGGAGTGCTCAAAATTCCACCCAACAGCTCTGGGGAAGTTTGGAAAGTCCGAAGCCAACACGGATGGCCCACTGCCAAAAGCTGCCCAGTTGGCCTGCTCAGAAGACATGAATCCAGGAAGATGGGCTATTTTCAGGTTACTGCTGCTGAGCTGACGCCAGTtaagcaggagggagaggaggctgaATGTGCAATACAGCAAGACTGCACATCAGGTTGGATGAGCAGCATCAAGTTGAAGAccacatcccccacccccagtcatgCTGTACACATAACAGCTCAACTTGCCAAATAATGAACTTGAGGAGTTTTCAAGTTAGGTTTGAATATGGAATTCTTTTATTATGCtcaattattttttcccccacagtcaaCAAAGCTTTTTTTAAACACCCTTTAAGCAACCAGTCTTCAGGTGCCATTGTTGACCACAGAATATTCCAGAATATGCTGAGGCACCAGCGGCTCCGTCCCCTCATGCAGGTCGCAACTACATATCCCCTTCTCACAAAGGCCCTCCATGTCCACCTTGACACAGAAAACTTAAGCCCCAAAGCCTTTCTCTACCCCATTATCTTACTTTCTTCTTCAGGGCACTTATCACAGGAGAGGGTGCAGTTTTCTTATGGACCCTCTTGCAGATGTGCAGGCAGGATCATGTCTCCCTTGGTCACAAAAAAAGCCTCAGGGCCTAGAGCAGAGCTGTATTATTCTAAGTTCAGATCGTTATAACTGAATGGATGATGATTGAACAGACCCTATAAACACAGCCCATAAACGAAGGCTAGCCTGTAGTAGAAACACTTTCACTCCAACTTCATGGAAATCAAATTCAGCTTTTGCACAAGTCCTTGAACATCCAAAAATCTGAATCTGTCAGAGTCAGAAAGGTCCTGGGTTTCTACCCAGAATCTGGTGGTCTAGAAGTAGCCAAGGGAGAACCATGCCTCTCCACCAGCATTTTCACTGTAAGTACTCATGGTGGCCATCTGGGCTTGGATCACCTCTGACCCCAGCTGCTGGCACTAGGAGACAGAGAGCAATTAAGTCCTTCAGAACTTGATCATCCATCCTGGGATCCATGGGAGAACCCAGAATTTCAGCAGAGCTGGAGGAGATGCTCTGAGGATTACGGCCCTCAGCCCCTCTAATGAGCCCCAGCAAAGACTGTGCTGAGCCCCACTGTGTGGCAGGGTCAGACATCATCTCAGAATGCTCTGTGAGACCTGACACCCTGTGATTCCATGAGCAGGTGCAGGCGCAGCCATGGGTCAGTCACAACCAATGCCAGCCGATAGACTCAGAGCAAGCAAGGGGAGTGTGAGTTCTTGGAAAGAGCAAGGGGTAATTGGTGTGTTGTCCCTGGGCCAAAGCAGCCGAGGCAGGACGAGCTGGCCCCAGGCCCAGCCTGAGACTCACAAAACCTGGGTCAGCCCCAATTTCTCCAGCCTTGACACTTCACCCATCCGGAATTCCCTTACCCCTTATCTCACTTATTCAGTAAATGCTTGCCCGGGGCCTTTATGTAACCGCCCTCAAGGGCTTCTGGGTCAAAGGGGCGAGTGCAGGCAAAGCCACCAGTAAGGGTGAAGCAATGAAAAGGCCCCAGAGAGACTGAATTCAAAGTTGAGAGAAAGGAGAAACCATTGCAATCGAggtatataggtgtgtgtgtgtgtgtgtacaggaaTATGactgtgttgggggaggggcagcaaGCCCCTAAGTGAATTTCCTCTAGCAAGAAATACAAGAAATCCCTGGGAAACGAAGGGATCACTTATCCTACTGATAAAGGGTTGGATCCAACGCAGCCCTAAGATCTcagaggctgggaggtggggctgcCTCCAGGGGCTCGTGGTTCTGGGAGAAGGTGGCATTTCTCCTTTTCCCCAGCCCTCAGGGAGCAAGCACAGGGAGAACACCTTCCATGTGGGACCACAGTGCTTCCTCGCAGAACTGTATGCCAGTGTCCCTGGCAGACACTCTCCTGTCCTGACAAAGGCGGCAGACACACATATCCACAGGCAACACCGCCCCACATGGTCCCTAAAAACCTGGGAGCACTTTACACCAACCCATCCTTCACTCGCCAGCCTGGCTCTGGAGCCGTCACCCTATGTTCCAGCCATTGCGGGACCCACACTAAGAAGCCAGGAGCCAGTGCAGGGTAGGCCATGATCCTGGGCTGAAGGCAACTGGGCAGCTGGGACCGTCTGAGGAACCTATACAATAACCCATCTAACCCTCTCACCTCGGTAGGAAAACGCTTAGCAAAATCAAAAAGCAGTAAACAAACTGCTAAACATGGAGGACAGCTCACCCGGCCACCAGCTCGTGGCCCCAGCCTAAAGCATAGCAGGAAGATCAATAAACCCTGGTTGACTAATGGAAGGAACCAAACGGTACAGAATTTACTGAACTGTGGACAGGCAGCCAGATCCGAGGCTGGGAAGGGGACGCAGTGAACTGTCGATTCGTGTGTCAGCCCTCCAACATGGAAACACTGCACATCCCACCTTAGTCCCAATCTATCCTGAGCCCAGGGTCATGGTGGGGCATAGGGGCGCTCAACCTTACTGTCCATATTAAGGAAGACCCAGGCCCGGGCCTGAGTCCTGGCCACCATGGCATTCCTCACCTGGAAATGCCAGACCCACCTCTGAACACAGGCAGGGGCCCCAGCTGAAAGCCTCTGAACGCTAGAGGGTTTCTATTTAAGCTCTGCAATTTCATGATGAGGGTATTCTCAGCATATGAAACCCACCACTGGATGCACAGATTATCAAAATGCATTCTGTCTCCTCACCCCCATCATTGCAGGTACCATAAGCCATTCAGCTGCCTTTGATGGTGCTAATAGTTattttgattttgcatttctgCCTTCAAGACTATTTCCTGTGATATCAATGACAAAAGTTTTCACTTAACTCTTCCAATAGAAAACCTAATTGTATCTTTCACTCAGAATGAAATTTGAAACTATCAGGACACCAGAAATGCCAGCTGCTAGGAGTCTAAATAAATTTTACACAAAAACACAGTTTCATTTTGctaccacaggaaaaaaaaaaaaaaagtaatcttaTGAATAGCCCAAAAAATATAGATCTTGCCAGTAAGTTGCATGAAGGAGTTTTATCCTTATACCATGAAAAAGAATAGCTGGGAAATAAAATGACTTTCAAAATAACCATTtcaactggatttttaaaaatcaaatattgttGTCTAGCCAAGCACAACTAAATATTCCCTTTTTTATCAATGAGGTAAAGGCACTGCCTCAGAAACCTTGCAGGAGACCAGCACCCCCAGAGGCTGGGCAAGAGGTGGGGGGCTTGGGTTCACAACAAGGGTTGCAAACACCATTGTGGGGTTTACCCCCTAATCATGTCACAGTAGGCAGTTCTGGCAGTAGGTGGACCTGTTTCCTGGGGGGCACAAATGACCCTTGGCCCTTCCCCACAATGCACCTTGCTTTCTTAACACTTGAGATAAGCAGTAATTAAGACAACTTCCCCTAGAATACAATGGCTTCTTATTAAATACCATTTTCCCAATTGTTGTAGCTCAAACTGTTTAACCAAGGTTGTTATAAGCATAATACACTCCTGTTCTGAGATACAGAACACCAGACTACTGAACCTTTTCAGGGTCATTAAACAGCTGTAAacattattacaaaaataaaccaGAGATTTCATGCTTACATTTTGGCCTAGAGCTTGCGATGCTGAGCAAGTACATTTTTTCATCTCTTACAATCAACGCTGGTGACATTTGGGCATCCAAACAAATTACATCACAAACATTACTGAGGTGGGCAGGATACTGAGCGGTTTATTTGCCAGATGATTAATAGATAAACAGGAGGGCAGCACGGGTGACCTGCTCTGTTTTGACTGATGTGTAGACAACGCTATGAGACAGGGCCAGAAACAGTTAAATCTTTGCTGAATTTATTAATGAGAATATGATATTCCAATAGGGCTGCAGAGTATGGCGACTGTGTAACCAGGAGAGTCAAGTTGGAGAGCGTGGTCAAACTCCCCAACCTTCCCTTCTGGGTGGAATGCTGGCCAAAGTGTCAGGGTGGTCTCTGTCTGTAAAGGGGAGCAGGACTCAGTTGAACTGAGTGGTCCCACAGAAGCCCAGGCAGTTTCAGTAGTGGTGGGACAAAAGTTGGGGgacttagaagaagaagaagaaagtaacTTCTCTTTGAAGACTTTGGATGATTTCAAAATTCTCAAAGGCCAAGAGGTCTCTCCAGCATGTTGGCTTTTGGACAGGTTGAAACTAGCCCAGAACTGAAGACAGATAATGAACACATCAGATGCGAAAGGAAAACATCCACCAAGAGTTCTCCTGGTCCTCTTCTCTGGTAGAGCAGACTTCTGTCAGTAGTTCCTGGCTTACTATCTGCCCACCCCACACAAAGCTAGGCAAACAGGGGATGGAATTAACCTCGTGTGGGGTAGTTGTTAAGACTGTGGACTTGTCAGGCAGCGAGAGCTCTCAAAGAAAATAGCACTAATTGTCATCATCACCATCGTCACTGCAGCCACCACTCATCATCACCATTCACATCAGCCACAGAAGCCAAATCCTTATCATCTTCTTCATACTCATCATCGTTCTCCTCTTCGTGGCAGCA
The nucleotide sequence above comes from Bos indicus x Bos taurus breed Angus x Brahman F1 hybrid chromosome 18, Bos_hybrid_MaternalHap_v2.0, whole genome shotgun sequence. Encoded proteins:
- the ZNF536 gene encoding zinc finger protein 536 isoform X1, which gives rise to MEEASLCLGVSSAAPEAEPHLSGPVLNGQYAMSQKLHQITSQLSHAFPELHPRPNPEEKTPAPLDEKAHVPMSGQPMGSQMALLANQLGRDVDTSLNGRVDLQQFLNGQNLGIMSQMSDIEDDARKNRKYPCPLCGKRFRFNSILSLHMRTHTGEKPFKCPYCDHRAAQKGNLKIHLRTHKLGNLGKGRGRVREENRLLHELEERAILRDKQMKSSLLQPRPDLKPLAHAQQAPLAACNLALPTNHSLPDVANPVPSPKPASVQEDAVAPAAGFRCTFCKGKFKKREELDRHIRILHKPYKCTLCDFAASQEEELISHVEKAHITAESAQGQGPNGGGEQSANEFRCEVCGQVFSQAWFLKGHMRKHKDSFEHCCQICGRRFKEPWFLKNHMKVHLNKLSVKNKSPSDPEVPVPMGGMSQEAHANLYSRYLSCLQSGFMAADKASLSEPSQLYGKGELPLKEKEVVGKLLTPISSMAHGVPEGDKHSLLGCLNLVPPLKSSCIERLQAAAKAAEMDPVNSYQAWQLMARGMAMEHGFLSKEHQLQRNHEDTLANAGVLFDKEKREYVLVGADGSKQKMPADLVHSTKVGNQRDLPNKLDPLEGSRDFLSHGLNQALEYNLQGPGSLKEKPTECPDCGRVFRTYHQVVVHSRVHKRDRKGDEDGLHGGPDERRGSGSDQESQSVSRSTTPGSSNVTEESGVGGGLSQTGSAQEDSPHPSSPSSSDIGEEAGRSAGVQQPALLRDRSLGSAMKDCPYCGKTFRTSHHLKVHLRIHTACVHTITSGRKGGDLYPQGEKPYKCPHCDYAGTQSASLKYHLERHHRERQNGAGPLSGQPPSQDHRDELSNKAALFIRPDILRGAFKGLPGIDFRGGPASQQWTSGVLSSGDHTGQASGMSSEAPSDTLKGTDLPSKSTHFSEIGRAYQSIVNNGVNFQGSLQAFMDSFVLSSLKKEKDLKDKALSDPPSMKVHGVDGGEEKVGGKVAPRKSEKSQYEPLDLSVRPDAASLPGSSVTVQDSIAWHGCLFCAFTTSSMELMALHLQANHLGKAKRKDNTIGVTVNCKDQAREASKAALLPSVQSNKEMALSTMMGPLDSASEKMAQGQVKETLGEQKGGPWPSHVDPSFCSFPSDFYKQFSVYPGLLGSGAASSCPNREPDGKAHSEDDAPILIPETTNKNTTDDLSDIASSEDMDSSKGENNEEEDIDTEPEVMSKPPALSKDGGGDSGDGLLPTGAPQPVQGLVSPLPQASEKQWHSPGLLPAQDPTAGLPKPERGPQGLEKPMNVLSVLRAYSSDGLAAFNGLANSTANSGCIKRPDLCGHRPFQCRYCPYSASQKGNLKTHVLCVHRMPFDNSQYPDRRFKRSRVDSEASGNFEDPAAVKAGSSAELTEEGSKAQEERN
- the ZNF536 gene encoding zinc finger protein 536 isoform X3 produces the protein MEEASLCLGVSSAAPEAEPHLSGPVLNGQYAMSQKLHQITSQLSHAFPELHPRPNPEEKTPAPLDEKAHVPMSGQPMGSQMALLANQLGRDVDTSLNGRVDLQQFLNGQNLGIMSQMSDIEDDARKNRKYPCPLCGKRFRFNSILSLHMRTHTGEKPFKCPYCDHRAAQKGNLKIHLRTHKLGNLGKGRGRVREENRLLHELEERAILRDKQMKSSLLQPRPDLKPLAHAQQAPLAACNLALPTNHSLPDVANPVPSPKPASVQEDAVAPAAGFRCTFCKGKFKKREELDRHIRILHKPYKCTLCDFAASQEEELISHVEKAHITAESAQGQGPNGGGEQSANEFRCEVCGQVFSQAWFLKGHMRKHKDSFEHCCQICGRRFKEPWFLKNHMKVHLNKLSVKNKSPSDPEVPVPMGGMSQEAHANLYSRYLSCLQSGFMAADKASLSEPSQLYGKGELPLKEKEVVGKLLTPISSMAHGVPEGDKHSLLGCLNLVPPLKSSCIERLQAAAKAAEMDPVNSYQAWQLMARGMAMEHGFLSKEHQLQRNHEDTLANAGVLFDKEKREYVLVGADGSKQKMPADLVHSTKVGNQRDLPNKLDPLEGSRDFLSHGLNQALEYNLQGPGSLKEKPTECPDCGRVFRTYHQVVVHSRVHKRDRKGDEDGLHGGPDERRGSGSDQESQSVSRSTTPGSSNVTEESGVGGGLSQTGSAQEDSPHPSSPSSSDIGEEAGRSAGVQQPALLRDRSLGSAMKDCPYCGKTFRTSHHLKVHLRIHTACVHTITSGRKGGDLYPQGEKPYKCPHCDYAGTQSASLKYHLERHHRERQNGAGPLSGQPPSQDHRDELSNKAALFIRPDILRGAFKGLPGIDFRGGPASQQWTSGVLSSGDHTGQASGMSSEAPSDTLKGTDLPSKSTHFSEIGRAYQSIVNNGVNFQGSLQAFMDSFVLSSLKKEKDLKDKALSDPPSMKVHGVDGGEEKVGGKVAPRKSEKSQYEPLDLSVRPDAASLPGSSVTVQDSIAWHGCLFCAFTTSSMELMALHLQANHLGKAKRKDNTIGVTVNCKDQAREASKAALLPSVQSNKEMALSTMMGPLDSASEKMAQGQVKETLGEQKGGPWPSHVDPSFCSFPSDFYKQFSVYPGLLGSGAASSCPNREPDGKAHSEDDAPILIPETTNKNTTDDLSDIASSEDMDSSKGENNEEEDIDTEPEVMSKPPALSKDGGGDSGDGLLPTGAPQPVQGLVSPLPQASEKQWHSPGLLPAQDPTAGLPKPERGPQGLEKPMNVLSVLRAYSSDGLAAFNGLANSTANSGCIKRPDLCGK
- the ZNF536 gene encoding zinc finger protein 536 isoform X2; translation: MEEASLCLGVSSAAPEAEPHLSGPVLNGQYAMSQKLHQITSQLSHAFPELHPRPNPEEKTPAPLDEKAHVPMSGQPMGSQMALLANQLGRDVDTSLNGRVDLQQFLNGQNLGIMSQMSDIEDDARKNRKYPCPLCGKRFRFNSILSLHMRTHTGEKPFKCPYCDHRAAQKGNLKIHLRTHKLGNLGKGRGRVREENRLLHELEERAILRDKQMKSSLLQPRPDLKPLAHAQQAPLAACNLALPTNHSLPDVANPVPSPKPASVQEDAVAPAAGFRCTFCKGKFKKREELDRHIRILHKPYKCTLCDFAASQEEELISHVEKAHITAESAQGQGPNGGGEQSANEFRCEVCGQVFSQAWFLKGHMRKHKDSFEHCCQICGRRFKEPWFLKNHMKVHLNKLSVKNKSPSDPEVPVPMGGMSQEAHANLYSRYLSCLQSGFMAADKASLSEPSQLYGKGELPLKEKEVVGKLLTPISSMAHGVPEGDKHSLLGCLNLVPPLKSSCIERLQAAAKAAEMDPVNSYQAWQLMARGMAMEHGFLSKEHQLQRNHEDTLANAGVLFDKEKREYVLVGADGSKQKMPADLVHSTKVGNQRDLPNKLDPLEGSRDFLSHGLNQALEYNLQGPGSLKEKPTECPDCGRVFRTYHQVVVHSRVHKRDRKGDEDGLHGGPDERRGSGSDQESQSVSRSTTPGSSNVTEESGVGGGLSQTGSAQEDSPHPSSPSSSDIGEEAGRSAGVQQPALLRDRSLGSAMKDCPYCGKTFRTSHHLKVHLRIHTGEKPYKCPHCDYAGTQSASLKYHLERHHRERQNGAGPLSGQPPSQDHRDELSNKAALFIRPDILRGAFKGLPGIDFRGGPASQQWTSGVLSSGDHTGQASGMSSEAPSDTLKGTDLPSKSTHFSEIGRAYQSIVNNGVNFQGSLQAFMDSFVLSSLKKEKDLKDKALSDPPSMKVHGVDGGEEKVGGKVAPRKSEKSQYEPLDLSVRPDAASLPGSSVTVQDSIAWHGCLFCAFTTSSMELMALHLQANHLGKAKRKDNTIGVTVNCKDQAREASKAALLPSVQSNKEMALSTMMGPLDSASEKMAQGQVKETLGEQKGGPWPSHVDPSFCSFPSDFYKQFSVYPGLLGSGAASSCPNREPDGKAHSEDDAPILIPETTNKNTTDDLSDIASSEDMDSSKGENNEEEDIDTEPEVMSKPPALSKDGGGDSGDGLLPTGAPQPVQGLVSPLPQASEKQWHSPGLLPAQDPTAGLPKPERGPQGLEKPMNVLSVLRAYSSDGLAAFNGLANSTANSGCIKRPDLCGHRPFQCRYCPYSASQKGNLKTHVLCVHRMPFDNSQYPDRRFKRSRVDSEASGNFEDPAAVKAGSSAELTEEGSKAQEERN